A genome region from Burkholderiales bacterium includes the following:
- a CDS encoding PD-(D/E)XK nuclease family protein — protein sequence MSTALEFPFLPRASLIQTAERGATLITPNRRLARAIKREFDAGQIKRGRSVWPAADILPYSAFLERSWSELARIERGATLLSAEQETALWERVIADSPQGEILLNPAATASQAREAWSIRHAFRIEFARYAAALDEDSAVFRRWAERYGKICAEKNWLDSARLADAIAASGTVLKPRKIVLYGFDQLSPQQRTFFEALAAAGGSVSEAGPEANAAPAVRTGFPDAEAELYAVASQIKQTLAERLNTRIGVVVPDLSARRADLVRIFDDVLQPARVVSASRERARPYNVSLGLALTDYPLVASALRILELARGELALDDMGSLLRSPFLAAAEQEFTLRALLDASLRRSGRLTVTLKMLAREAHGANTPQLAARLAAWIERAGGARKTKQPPSAWSAVFQQLLAGLGWPGERTLDSEEYQTFGKWREIVSKLSALDLIAPRLGYDEALKNLKRLAGDAPFQPESPEVPVQVLGVLEANALEFDLLFVTGLTDETWPEPPHPNPFLPLAVQRKLNVPHAGADWQLEFARRATGAWRACAKDVRFSYPLRDGDRELRPSPLLREVPEAQPTPADAALYRRAIFAARAVEMLADFKAPRLPAGIEVRGGAEFFKNQAACPFRAFALHRLGATGVEAGHAGLDARDRGLLMHRAAENLWKELKNSKQLAGASEEELKAAVGRAAADALDSMRKKRPDVMTQAFTALEQERVAVLLLRLLELEKNRAPFELLAREKPQRVTVAGVEVSTRPDRMDRLADGSRVILDYKTGRKAGVGNWLGERPDEPQLPLYAVSAGRDDVAAVAFVQLHAQDVLFKGLSREEELLPGVHTIAATKTAAKECAGWAELFEDWRVMLENLAREYLDGRADVSPKDYPKTCRDCDLGTFCRVKEIKDRGPVTEPVLSSVEGEEEDDD from the coding sequence ATGAGCACAGCCTTGGAATTTCCCTTCCTGCCCCGCGCCTCACTCATCCAGACCGCTGAGCGGGGCGCCACCTTAATCACACCCAACCGCAGGCTGGCTCGGGCAATCAAGCGCGAATTCGACGCCGGGCAGATCAAGCGCGGCCGTTCGGTCTGGCCCGCGGCCGATATCCTCCCTTACAGCGCATTCCTAGAACGGTCATGGTCGGAGCTTGCGCGCATTGAGCGCGGCGCAACGCTGCTTTCCGCGGAACAGGAAACTGCGCTGTGGGAGCGGGTGATCGCCGACTCGCCGCAGGGAGAGATCCTGCTCAATCCCGCCGCCACTGCGAGCCAGGCGCGCGAGGCTTGGTCCATCCGGCACGCTTTCCGCATTGAATTCGCGCGCTACGCCGCCGCCCTCGATGAGGACAGCGCGGTTTTCCGCCGCTGGGCGGAGCGCTATGGAAAAATCTGCGCCGAAAAAAACTGGCTTGATAGCGCGCGGCTGGCCGATGCAATCGCCGCTTCCGGTACGGTTCTCAAGCCGCGCAAAATCGTGCTCTACGGCTTTGACCAGCTTTCACCCCAGCAGCGGACGTTTTTCGAAGCGCTGGCTGCGGCGGGCGGCAGCGTAAGCGAAGCGGGACCGGAAGCGAACGCTGCGCCCGCTGTGCGCACAGGCTTCCCAGATGCCGAGGCCGAGCTGTATGCCGTCGCGTCGCAGATAAAACAGACGCTTGCGGAGCGACTGAATACGCGCATCGGCGTCGTCGTTCCCGATCTCTCGGCGCGCCGCGCGGACCTCGTGCGCATCTTCGACGACGTGCTGCAGCCGGCACGCGTGGTGTCCGCATCGCGCGAGCGCGCACGGCCGTACAATGTTTCATTGGGATTGGCGCTCACCGATTATCCGTTGGTGGCGAGCGCGCTGCGCATCCTTGAGCTGGCGCGCGGCGAGCTGGCGCTGGATGACATGGGTTCGTTGCTGAGAAGTCCCTTCCTCGCGGCGGCGGAGCAGGAGTTCACCCTCCGCGCGCTGCTTGATGCGAGCCTGCGCCGGAGCGGGCGGCTTACCGTCACGCTCAAAATGCTCGCGCGCGAAGCGCACGGCGCCAACACGCCGCAACTCGCCGCGCGGCTCGCCGCATGGATAGAGCGGGCCGGCGGCGCGAGGAAGACGAAACAGCCGCCCTCCGCGTGGAGCGCCGTCTTCCAGCAACTGCTCGCGGGTCTGGGCTGGCCAGGCGAGCGCACGCTGGATTCCGAAGAGTATCAAACCTTTGGCAAGTGGCGCGAAATCGTGTCGAAGCTCTCCGCGCTCGATCTCATCGCGCCGCGCCTCGGTTATGACGAAGCGCTTAAGAATCTGAAGCGGCTGGCCGGCGACGCGCCGTTCCAGCCCGAATCTCCGGAAGTGCCGGTGCAGGTGCTGGGCGTGCTGGAAGCAAACGCTTTGGAGTTTGATCTCTTGTTCGTCACCGGCTTGACCGACGAAACATGGCCGGAACCGCCTCACCCCAATCCCTTCCTGCCGCTCGCAGTGCAGCGCAAGCTTAACGTGCCGCACGCCGGCGCTGACTGGCAGCTTGAGTTCGCGCGCCGCGCGACCGGTGCGTGGCGCGCTTGCGCGAAAGACGTCCGCTTCAGCTATCCGCTGCGCGACGGCGACCGCGAACTCAGGCCGAGTCCCCTGTTGCGCGAAGTGCCGGAAGCGCAACCGACGCCGGCGGATGCCGCGCTCTACCGCCGCGCCATCTTCGCCGCGCGCGCGGTCGAGATGCTCGCTGATTTCAAAGCGCCGCGGCTGCCCGCCGGCATTGAGGTTCGCGGCGGCGCGGAATTCTTCAAGAACCAGGCGGCGTGCCCGTTCCGTGCATTCGCGCTGCACCGCCTCGGCGCAACGGGTGTGGAAGCGGGACACGCCGGGTTGGATGCCCGCGACCGCGGCCTGCTGATGCACCGCGCCGCGGAAAATCTTTGGAAGGAACTGAAAAACAGCAAGCAGTTGGCCGGCGCCAGCGAGGAAGAATTGAAAGCGGCGGTCGGGCGCGCGGCGGCGGATGCGCTGGACAGCATGCGCAAGAAGCGCCCCGATGTCATGACTCAGGCTTTCACCGCGCTTGAGCAGGAACGCGTTGCGGTGCTGCTGCTGCGCTTGCTTGAGCTGGAAAAGAATCGTGCGCCGTTCGAGCTGCTCGCGCGCGAGAAACCGCAACGGGTGACGGTCGCCGGTGTCGAAGTGTCCACCCGGCCCGACCGCATGGACCGGCTCGCCGACGGCAGCCGCGTCATTCTCGACTACAAAACGGGCAGGAAAGCTGGGGTCGGCAACTGGCTCGGCGAGCGGCCCGACGAGCCGCAATTACCGCTCTACGCGGTGAGCGCCGGGCGCGACGACGTCGCGGCGGTGGCTTTCGTGCAGCTGCACGCGCAGGACGTGCTGTTCAAGGGGCTGTCGCGCGAGGAAGAACTGCTGCCGGGCGTTCACACCATCGCCGCAACCAAAACCGCCGCAAAGGAATGCGCTGGCTGGGCGGAACTGTTCGAAGATTGGCGCGTCATGCTGGAAAATCTCGCCCGCGAATATCTCGACGGCCGTGCAGACGTTTCGCCCAAGGATTATCCAAAAACCTGCCGGGACTGCGACTTGGGTACCTTTTGCCGGGTAAAAGAAATCAAGGATCGCGGCCCGGTGACAGAGCCTGTCCTGAGCTCAGTCGAAGGAGAGGAGGAAGACGATGACTGA
- the fdxA gene encoding ferredoxin FdxA produces the protein MTYVVTESCIKCKYTDCVDVCPVDCFHEGPNFLVIDPAECIDCTLCVAECPVEAIFAEDDVPENQKHFTPLNAELSKIWKVIIEKKPAPPDADEWTKVKDKLKLLER, from the coding sequence ATGACTTACGTTGTAACCGAGAGCTGCATCAAATGCAAGTACACCGACTGCGTCGACGTCTGCCCGGTGGACTGCTTCCACGAAGGACCGAATTTCCTAGTGATCGATCCCGCTGAATGTATTGACTGCACCCTGTGCGTCGCGGAATGCCCGGTGGAGGCGATTTTCGCCGAGGATGACGTGCCGGAGAACCAGAAACATTTTACCCCGCTCAATGCCGAGCTTTCCAAGATTTGGAAAGTCATCATAGAGAAGAAACCCGCCCCTCCCGACGCCGACGAGTGGACCAAGGTCAAGGACAAGTTGAAGCTCCTGGAGCGTTAA
- the trxA gene encoding thioredoxin TrxA has protein sequence MSSHICHVTDETFEAEVLQAPVPVLVDYWAEWCGPCKIIAPVLDEVAQEYAGRLKIAKLNIDDNQATPPKYGIRGIPTLMLFKNGNIEATKVGALSKSQLTAFIDSNI, from the coding sequence ATGAGCAGTCATATATGTCACGTCACCGACGAGACCTTTGAAGCCGAGGTGCTGCAGGCCCCCGTGCCGGTACTGGTGGATTACTGGGCGGAATGGTGCGGTCCGTGCAAGATAATTGCGCCGGTACTCGACGAAGTGGCGCAGGAATATGCCGGACGCCTCAAGATTGCCAAGCTCAACATTGACGACAACCAAGCCACGCCCCCGAAATACGGCATCCGCGGCATTCCTACCCTGATGTTGTTCAAGAACGGCAACATCGAAGCCACCAAAGTAGGCGCGCTGTCGAAATCGCAGTTGACGGCTTTTATTGACAGCAATATTTAA
- the rho gene encoding transcription termination factor Rho, whose product MHLSDLKTRHVTELVDMAITNEIDGANRLRKQELIFALLKNQARKGESIFGEGTLEVLPDGFGFLRSPDTSYLAGPDDIYVSPSQIRRFNLHTGDSIEGEIRTPKDGERYFALVKVDKVNLEPPENSKHKILFENLTPLFPTEHFVLERDIKAEENITGRVIDMIAPIGKGQRGLIVSPPKAGKTVMLQHIAHSIAANFPEVVLIVLLIDERPEEVTEMQRSVKGEVVSSTFDEPATRHVQVAEMVLEKAKRLIEHKKDVVILLDSITRLARAYNTVVPASGKVLTGGVDANALQRPKRFFGAARNIEEGGSLTIIATALIDTGSRMDDVIYEEFKGTGNMEIHLDRRMHEKRTYPAINVNRSGTRKEELLIKPEVLQKIWVLRKLLYPMDDLEATEFLLEKLRGTKNNADFFDSMKRG is encoded by the coding sequence ATGCATTTATCCGACCTGAAAACCCGCCATGTCACCGAACTCGTCGACATGGCCATCACCAATGAAATCGACGGCGCCAACCGCCTGCGCAAGCAGGAGCTGATTTTCGCCCTGCTCAAGAACCAGGCGCGCAAGGGCGAAAGCATCTTTGGCGAAGGCACGCTGGAAGTGCTGCCCGACGGCTTCGGCTTCCTGCGCTCGCCCGATACGTCTTATCTCGCCGGGCCTGACGACATTTATGTGAGCCCCTCACAGATCCGGCGCTTCAACCTGCACACCGGGGATTCGATCGAAGGGGAAATCCGCACGCCCAAGGACGGCGAGCGCTATTTCGCGCTGGTCAAGGTGGACAAAGTCAATCTTGAGCCGCCGGAAAATTCCAAGCACAAAATCCTGTTTGAAAACCTGACGCCGCTCTTCCCCACCGAACACTTCGTCTTGGAGCGCGACATCAAGGCCGAGGAAAATATCACGGGGCGGGTCATCGACATGATTGCGCCGATCGGCAAGGGCCAGCGCGGGCTGATCGTATCGCCGCCCAAGGCCGGCAAGACCGTGATGCTCCAGCACATTGCGCACTCGATCGCGGCGAATTTTCCCGAGGTCGTGCTGATCGTGTTGTTGATTGACGAGCGGCCGGAGGAAGTGACGGAAATGCAAAGATCGGTCAAGGGCGAAGTGGTGTCATCCACTTTCGATGAGCCGGCCACCCGCCACGTGCAGGTGGCGGAGATGGTACTGGAAAAGGCGAAGCGCCTGATCGAGCACAAAAAGGACGTGGTGATCCTGCTGGATTCGATAACGCGCCTCGCGCGCGCCTACAACACCGTGGTGCCGGCTTCCGGCAAGGTGCTGACCGGCGGCGTGGACGCCAACGCCCTGCAGCGGCCCAAACGCTTCTTCGGCGCGGCGCGCAATATCGAGGAAGGCGGCTCGCTTACCATTATCGCCACCGCGCTGATCGATACCGGCTCGCGAATGGACGACGTGATTTACGAAGAATTCAAGGGCACCGGCAACATGGAAATCCACCTCGACCGGCGCATGCACGAGAAGCGCACCTATCCGGCGATCAACGTCAACCGCTCCGGCACCCGCAAGGAGGAGTTGCTCATCAAGCCCGAGGTGCTGCAGAAAATCTGGGTACTGCGCAAGCTCCTCTACCCGATGGACGATCTGGAAGCAACCGAATTCCTGTTGGAGAAGCTGCGAGGGACCAAGAATAACGCGGACTTCTTCGACTCCATGAAACGGGGTTGA
- the rpmE gene encoding 50S ribosomal protein L31: protein MKPDIHPKYDEIAVTCSCGNKFKTRSTLGRALHIEVCSVCHPFYTGKQKIVDTAGRIEKFRQKYSRKKTVS, encoded by the coding sequence ATGAAACCGGACATCCATCCGAAATACGACGAAATCGCCGTAACCTGCAGTTGCGGCAACAAGTTCAAGACCCGCTCCACGCTGGGCCGGGCGCTGCATATCGAGGTATGCTCGGTGTGCCATCCGTTCTACACCGGCAAGCAGAAAATCGTGGACACCGCAGGTCGCATCGAAAAATTCCGCCAAAAATACAGCCGCAAAAAAACCGTGTCTTAA
- a CDS encoding M48 family metalloprotease — MKQLSVFSFSLIPLILGLASCATNPVTGNPNFVVMTEAQEISTGRSADADVRKQYRVYDVPALQDYVNQVGQKLAHNSHRPNLSYHFTVLDSTEVNAFALPGGYIYITRGIVAYLNSEAELGAVLGHETGHVTARHSVQQISAATAANVGVQIVSVFLPGMRSAVGSNLTNLLGNALLSGYGREHELEADRLGAEYLGRAGYDPQAMVKVIGVLKNQELFDAEVAKQEDREPRAYHGLFATHPDSDTRLQQVVAEAQSVTRPDAVENRDAFLKHIDGMIFGDSPQQGIVRNGNFYHGELGLALKFPEGWRIHNLPDRVQAQSPSNDASVDLRLGENKPEGTPADYLRKLLRLTFGVEIQSLTLNGFPAAAATLSSQDKPVRVTVIYFNNHAFLIVGGAASKSAFERYQENFNATASSFHAITDAERRLAKPLKIKIISAGDGLTYAGLAKNSPLGKNAENHLRLLNAQYPSGEPLRGQALKIVE; from the coding sequence ATGAAGCAATTATCCGTGTTCAGTTTTAGCCTTATCCCCCTGATACTTGGCCTCGCCAGCTGCGCGACCAACCCAGTTACCGGCAACCCGAATTTCGTAGTGATGACGGAAGCGCAGGAAATCAGCACCGGCCGCAGCGCCGATGCCGATGTCAGGAAGCAGTACCGCGTTTATGACGTGCCGGCGCTGCAGGACTACGTCAATCAAGTCGGCCAGAAGCTCGCGCACAACAGCCATCGGCCTAATCTGAGCTACCATTTCACCGTTCTTGATTCCACCGAAGTCAACGCCTTCGCCCTGCCCGGCGGCTACATTTATATTACCCGCGGCATTGTGGCCTATCTTAATTCCGAAGCGGAACTGGGCGCCGTGCTCGGCCACGAAACCGGCCACGTCACGGCGCGTCACAGCGTGCAGCAAATCAGCGCGGCGACCGCCGCCAATGTCGGCGTGCAAATCGTCTCGGTGTTCCTGCCGGGGATGCGCAGCGCGGTGGGCAGCAACCTCACCAATTTGCTCGGCAACGCCCTGCTCTCCGGCTACGGGCGCGAGCATGAATTGGAGGCGGACCGCCTGGGCGCCGAATACCTGGGCCGCGCCGGTTACGATCCGCAAGCGATGGTGAAAGTGATCGGCGTGCTGAAAAACCAGGAATTATTCGACGCCGAGGTCGCCAAGCAGGAAGACCGCGAGCCGCGCGCTTACCACGGGCTGTTTGCCACGCATCCGGACAGCGACACGCGCTTGCAGCAGGTGGTGGCCGAGGCCCAAAGCGTAACCAGGCCTGATGCCGTGGAAAACCGCGACGCGTTTCTCAAGCACATTGACGGCATGATTTTCGGCGACAGTCCGCAACAAGGCATCGTCCGCAACGGCAATTTTTACCACGGCGAATTGGGACTGGCGTTGAAATTTCCGGAGGGCTGGCGCATTCATAACCTGCCCGACCGGGTGCAGGCGCAAAGTCCGAGCAATGATGCAAGCGTCGATTTGCGTCTGGGCGAAAACAAACCGGAAGGCACGCCCGCCGATTACCTGCGTAAACTTCTGCGGCTTACCTTCGGAGTGGAAATCCAGTCACTCACCCTCAACGGCTTCCCCGCCGCCGCGGCGACGCTTTCCAGCCAGGACAAGCCGGTCAGGGTCACGGTCATTTATTTCAATAACCACGCCTTCCTGATTGTCGGCGGCGCGGCTTCCAAATCCGCCTTCGAGCGTTATCAGGAAAACTTCAACGCCACCGCCTCAAGCTTTCACGCCATCACCGATGCCGAGCGCAGGCTCGCCAAGCCGCTCAAAATCAAAATCATCAGCGCCGGAGACGGGCTCACTTATGCGGGGCTTGCAAAAAATTCGCCGCTGGGAAAAAACGCCGAAAACCATCTGCGCCTGCTTAATGCACAATACCCTTCCGGGGAACCGCTGCGCGGCCAGGCTCTGAAAATCGTAGAATGA
- a CDS encoding Kdo hydroxylase family protein, whose protein sequence is MLAQSEIIEVLNNREWRFTLAGDAAMQTARAVEAGKVLFSPRLAFTLEQNERRFLSPACSDGKAKNISYDCRNHTMQGTGLAGNDRAELAAMIGRFAKQARMLIESLLPGYSARLEQALASYRPMQVESRTLSRRKDDSRLHVDAFASRPNRGKRILRVFTNINPDGEPRVWNIGEPFERFAPKYVPQISLPLPGSAWLLEHLHLTKGRRSPYDHVMLQLHDRAKLDECYQQNADKLTFSFPPGSSWVMFSDRVLHAALSGQYLLEQTFYLPVAAMQDDGRSPLHILERLYHRELA, encoded by the coding sequence ATGCTGGCGCAAAGCGAGATTATTGAAGTGCTGAATAACCGCGAATGGCGCTTTACGCTCGCGGGCGATGCCGCGATGCAAACTGCCCGGGCGGTTGAAGCAGGCAAAGTGCTGTTTTCCCCCAGGCTGGCTTTTACTCTTGAACAAAACGAACGGCGCTTTCTTTCGCCCGCTTGCTCGGACGGCAAAGCCAAGAACATCAGCTACGATTGCCGCAACCACACAATGCAAGGCACGGGCCTGGCGGGCAATGACCGCGCAGAGCTCGCCGCGATGATTGGGCGCTTTGCCAAGCAAGCGCGCATGCTCATCGAATCCCTGCTGCCGGGTTATTCGGCGCGTCTCGAGCAAGCGCTCGCCAGCTACCGGCCGATGCAGGTGGAGAGCCGCACGCTTTCCCGGCGCAAGGACGATTCGCGGCTGCATGTGGACGCCTTTGCTTCGCGTCCCAACCGGGGCAAAAGAATTCTACGGGTGTTCACCAACATCAACCCCGACGGCGAACCGCGGGTATGGAACATCGGCGAACCGTTCGAGCGTTTCGCGCCAAAGTATGTGCCGCAGATTTCACTGCCCCTGCCCGGCTCCGCCTGGCTCCTGGAGCATCTTCACCTCACCAAGGGCCGGCGCAGCCCCTACGATCACGTCATGCTGCAACTGCACGACCGGGCGAAACTCGACGAGTGCTACCAGCAAAACGCGGACAAGCTCACGTTCAGCTTCCCGCCGGGCTCGAGCTGGGTGATGTTCAGCGACCGGGTGCTGCACGCGGCGCTTTCCGGCCAGTATTTGCTGGAGCAAACTTTTTATCTGCCGGTCGCCGCGATGCAGGATGACGGCCGCTCGCCGCTGCATATCCTCGAGCGCCTCTACCACCGGGAATTGGCCTGA
- a CDS encoding glycosyltransferase family 39 protein: protein MMYFSDNLFQTERAPAIKLSHITATCLLCLAWILPGLIGHEPWKPDEAHSFGLVFHILNHGDWVVPTLAGEPYMEKPPFFYLSAAFFGRLFSPFLPLHDAVRLASGFYMAATLVCIGLAARALYGRGQGTMSALLLLGCLGLLVRAHQLVSDIGLLAGFALCLYGLALNRERPLRAGLITGTGVGLGFMCRGTLAPMVMALTCLLLPLLFREWRDRRYALTIFITAIASAPWLIIWPYALYQRSPELYHQWLWVQDLGRLIGLAPTGKEASAWYFLKTLPWFAWPALPLALWALWHRRRKIFNHAEIQLPLVLLVVLYAALSLDTDTHDLDALPLLLPIVLLATPALGTLQRSAANALDWFGIMTFGLLTLGLWLGWLALMTGSPAGIAIRLNEYLPGYNLPFNLFHFLIAVAFTLGWLALISRIGRSNRRAVINWAGGITMVWMLAMTLWLPWLDVSKNYRWMMASLQQSLPAKFLCISSRGLGEPQRSMLEYYTGILTQRMELSGTADCDLLLIQSRSQETPSVSPGWEKIWEGSRPGDHNERYRLYQRQERINLP from the coding sequence ATGATGTATTTTTCCGACAATCTTTTTCAAACGGAACGCGCTCCCGCGATAAAGCTCTCGCATATCACCGCCACCTGCCTGCTTTGCCTGGCCTGGATTCTTCCCGGATTGATCGGCCATGAGCCGTGGAAGCCCGACGAGGCGCACAGCTTTGGGCTGGTGTTTCACATCCTTAATCACGGCGATTGGGTGGTGCCCACATTGGCTGGCGAGCCTTACATGGAAAAACCACCGTTTTTTTATTTGAGCGCCGCTTTCTTCGGCCGGCTTTTCTCCCCGTTTTTGCCGCTGCACGATGCAGTGCGGCTCGCCAGCGGTTTTTACATGGCGGCGACGCTCGTTTGCATCGGTCTCGCCGCGCGCGCGCTCTATGGGCGCGGCCAAGGCACGATGAGCGCGTTGCTTTTGCTGGGCTGTCTGGGTCTGCTGGTGCGTGCGCACCAGCTCGTTTCCGATATTGGCCTGCTCGCCGGTTTTGCGCTCTGCCTCTACGGCCTGGCCTTAAATCGCGAACGCCCGCTGCGGGCGGGGTTGATTACCGGAACCGGCGTGGGTCTCGGCTTCATGTGCCGCGGAACGCTTGCGCCGATGGTGATGGCGCTCACTTGCCTGCTGTTGCCGCTGCTGTTTCGTGAATGGCGCGACCGCCGTTATGCCTTGACCATTTTCATCACGGCAATTGCAAGCGCGCCGTGGCTGATTATCTGGCCTTATGCCCTCTACCAGCGCTCTCCGGAGCTTTACCACCAGTGGCTGTGGGTTCAGGACTTGGGACGCCTAATTGGTCTGGCTCCGACCGGTAAGGAAGCTTCGGCTTGGTATTTTCTGAAAACCCTGCCGTGGTTTGCCTGGCCAGCGCTGCCGCTCGCACTGTGGGCCTTGTGGCACAGGCGGCGCAAAATTTTTAACCATGCGGAAATTCAATTGCCGCTGGTGCTGTTGGTCGTGCTGTATGCCGCGCTAAGCCTCGATACCGACACTCACGATCTGGATGCGCTGCCACTGCTTTTGCCGATTGTGCTGCTCGCCACGCCCGCACTGGGAACTCTGCAGCGCAGCGCGGCCAACGCGCTCGACTGGTTCGGCATCATGACTTTCGGCTTGCTCACGCTCGGTTTATGGCTGGGCTGGCTGGCGTTGATGACAGGTTCCCCCGCCGGCATCGCCATCCGGCTTAACGAGTATCTGCCGGGATACAACCTGCCGTTTAATCTTTTCCATTTTTTAATCGCGGTTGCGTTTACCCTTGGATGGCTGGCGTTGATCAGCCGCATCGGGCGCTCCAACCGCCGCGCTGTCATCAACTGGGCCGGCGGCATCACCATGGTGTGGATGCTGGCGATGACCTTGTGGCTACCCTGGCTGGATGTAAGCAAGAACTACCGCTGGATGATGGCTTCGCTGCAGCAGTCGCTGCCGGCGAAATTCCTGTGCATATCCAGCCGCGGATTGGGTGAGCCGCAGCGTTCCATGCTTGAGTATTACACCGGCATCCTTACCCAGCGCATGGAACTTTCCGGTACCGCCGACTGCGACTTGCTGTTGATTCAAAGCAGATCGCAAGAGACTCCCTCGGTCAGTCCGGGTTGGGAAAAAATCTGGGAAGGCAGCCGTCCTGGTGACCACAACGAGCGTTACCGCCTCTACCAGAGGCAGGAGCGCATTAACCTGCCCTAA
- a CDS encoding acetyl-CoA C-acyltransferase family protein — MSNSREVVVLSGVRTAIGDYGGSLKDFAPSELAARVVKEAVSRAKVDPKEVGHCVFGNVIHSEAKDMYLARVACIKGGLPQETPALTLNRLCGSGLQAIVSASQHILLGDIDTAVAGGVESMSRGGYLLPNMRWGQRMNDGGVVDMMVGALTDPFDTIHMGITAENVAARCKLSREEQDAFAVESHKRAAAARAKGYFKDQILPIEIKSKKGPIFFVSDEHIREDASVEGMAKLRAAFQKDGTVTAGNASGINDAAAAVVLMERKAAEKKGLKPMLRLLAYAHSGVDPKIMGIGPVPAVKKVLEKSGLKLEQMDVIESNEAFAAQAMGVSKELGMHPQKVNPNGGAIALGHPIGATGCILTIKAMYELHRTSGRYGLVTMCIGGGQGIAAVYERI, encoded by the coding sequence ATGAGCAATTCGCGTGAAGTGGTGGTGTTGAGCGGCGTGCGTACGGCAATCGGTGATTATGGCGGCAGTCTCAAGGATTTTGCGCCCAGCGAACTGGCAGCGCGAGTGGTGAAGGAAGCGGTAAGCCGCGCCAAGGTTGACCCCAAGGAAGTCGGCCATTGCGTATTCGGCAATGTAATTCACAGCGAAGCAAAAGATATGTATCTCGCGCGCGTTGCCTGCATCAAGGGCGGGCTGCCGCAGGAAACCCCGGCTCTCACCTTAAACCGCCTGTGCGGCAGCGGCCTGCAGGCGATTGTCAGCGCTTCACAGCATATTCTGCTCGGCGACATCGACACGGCGGTTGCGGGCGGCGTCGAAAGCATGAGCCGCGGCGGCTATCTGCTGCCCAACATGCGCTGGGGCCAGCGCATGAACGACGGCGGCGTGGTGGACATGATGGTGGGCGCGCTCACCGACCCGTTCGACACCATTCACATGGGCATCACCGCCGAAAACGTCGCGGCGCGCTGCAAACTTTCGCGTGAAGAACAGGATGCGTTCGCAGTGGAAAGCCACAAGCGTGCAGCAGCCGCGCGCGCCAAAGGCTATTTCAAGGACCAAATCCTGCCCATCGAAATCAAATCCAAAAAAGGTCCGATCTTTTTCGTCAGCGACGAGCATATCCGTGAAGATGCGAGCGTTGAAGGTATGGCCAAACTCAGAGCAGCGTTCCAGAAAGACGGCACGGTGACCGCGGGCAACGCCTCCGGCATCAACGACGCCGCCGCAGCGGTGGTGTTGATGGAAAGAAAGGCCGCGGAGAAAAAAGGCCTGAAGCCGATGCTGCGGCTCCTAGCTTACGCGCATTCCGGCGTGGACCCGAAAATCATGGGCATCGGCCCGGTGCCAGCGGTAAAGAAAGTGCTGGAAAAATCCGGGCTCAAGCTCGAGCAGATGGACGTGATCGAATCCAATGAAGCGTTTGCCGCGCAGGCGATGGGAGTTTCCAAGGAACTCGGCATGCACCCGCAGAAAGTAAACCCCAATGGCGGCGCGATTGCCCTCGGACATCCGATTGGCGCGACCGGCTGCATTCTCACCATCAAGGCCATGTACGAGCTGCACCGCACCAGCGGGCGTTACGGCCTGGTGACCATGTGCATCGGCGGCGGCCAGGGCATCGCCGCGGTATACGAGCGAATATAA
- a CDS encoding EI24 domain-containing protein, with product MAVVVFVVLWLVTLPLWVFGLPAVVLPILLAAYLNQRLFRYDALAEHASRDEFEQILERSSGRLYVLGAILGLTQFVPVVNLLSPIYIGLCFTHFCLEELKQLRAGQVV from the coding sequence GTGGCGGTGGTGGTGTTTGTAGTGCTGTGGCTGGTGACCTTGCCGCTGTGGGTTTTCGGTTTACCGGCAGTGGTGCTGCCGATCCTGCTCGCAGCGTATTTAAACCAGCGGCTGTTCCGCTACGATGCGCTTGCCGAACACGCAAGCCGCGATGAATTCGAGCAGATTCTGGAACGCTCCAGTGGCCGGCTTTATGTTCTAGGGGCGATATTGGGACTAACCCAGTTTGTGCCGGTGGTAAATCTGCTTTCGCCGATTTACATTGGCCTTTGCTTTACCCATTTCTGTCTGGAAGAGCTAAAGCAGCTTAGGGCCGGTCAGGTAGTTTAG